A window of the Cucurbita pepo subsp. pepo cultivar mu-cu-16 chromosome LG01, ASM280686v2, whole genome shotgun sequence genome harbors these coding sequences:
- the LOC111799980 gene encoding dihydrolipoyllysine-residue acetyltransferase component 4 of pyruvate dehydrogenase complex, chloroplastic, with product MASSFLSRAALSSNTTAISFSFSSSISSPLPWSSSRSYTSFPANSRRRIPVIQSKIREIFMPALSSTMTEGKIVSWVKSEGDVLSKGESVVVVESDKADMDVETFYDGILAAIVVGEGETAPVGAPIGLLAETEEEVAEAKAKAASKSASAPLTPAAAVSPSPPPPSSSPAPAISQPSPPPPMAASDGPRKTVATPQAKKLAKQHKVDIGSITGTGPFGRITPADVEAAAGIAPSKPAVSNVASETASVAAAAPTKATAAPSNLPPPVPGSTVVPFTTMQAAVSKNMVESLSVPTFRVGYPVSTDALDALYEKVKPKGVTMTALLAKAAAMALAQHPVVNASCKDGKSFTYNSNINIAVAVAINGGLITPVLQDADKLDLYLLSQKWKELVEKARSKQLQPNEYNSGTFTLSNLGMFGVDRFDAILPPGQGAIMAVGASKPTVVTDADGFFSVKSKMLVNVTADHRIVYGADLAAFLQTFAKIVENPESLTL from the exons atggCGTCCTCGTTCCTCTCTCGAGCTGCTCTCTCCAGCAATACCACCgccatttcattttccttctcttcttccatcTCTTCTCCCCTCCCATGGAGCTCTTCCCGTTCATACACCTCCTTTCCCGCTAATTCTCGTCGGAGGATTCCCGTCATTCAATCCAAGATCCGCGAGATTTTCATGCCTGCCCTAAGCTCCACCATGACTGAGGGAAAGATTGTTTCGTGGGTCAAATCTGAAGGGGACGTTCTATCCAAAGGAGAGAGTGTCGTCGTTGTGGAGTCTGACAAGGCGGATATGGATGTGGAGACTTTTTATGATGGAATTCTCGCTGCTATTGTTGTTGGAGAGGGTGAAACTGCCCCTGTTGGAGCTCCGATTGGTTTATTGGCCGAGACTGAAGAGGAGGTCGCGGAGGCTAAGGCTAAAGCCGCGTCAAAATCTGCGTCTGCTCCTTTGActcctgctgctgctgtttcTCCCTCTCCTCCGCCTCCCTCTTCTAGTCCTGCTCCGGCGATATCTCAGCCATCGCCTCCGCCGCCAATGGCTGCGTCGGATGGACCAAGGAAGACTGTGGCTACCCCTCAGGCGAAGAAGCTAGCCAAACAGCACAAGGTGGATATTGGATCGATAACAGGCACTGGTCCATTTGGTCGAATTACGCCGGCGGATGTGGAGGCCGCAGCAGGAATTGCCCCTTCCAAGCCTGCTGTAAGCAATGTGGCTTCTGAGACTGCTTCAGTGGCTGCCGCTGCTCCAACGAAAGCCACTGCAGCTCCTTCCAACTTGCCTCCTCCAGTTCCGGGCTCAACGGTTGTGCCATTCACGACAATGCAGGCGGCGGTGTCTAAGAATATGGTGGAGAGTCTCTCTGTTCCTACATTCCGAGTTGGTTATCCGGTATCCACTGATGCTCTTGATGCGCTCTATGAGAAG GTGAAACCAAAGGGTGTCACAATGACTGCCCTCCTGGCCAAGGCTGCTGCAATGGCCCTCGCTCAGCATCCTGTTGTGAATGCAAGCTGTAAAGACGGTAAGAGCTTTACGTATAACAGCAACATAAATATTGCAGTAGCCGTGGCTATCAACGGTGGGTTGATAACTCCTGTTCTTCAGGATGCAGATAAG TTGGACCTCTACCTACTGTctcaaaaatggaaagaattgGTAGAGAAAGCCAGATCCAAGCAGCTTCAGCCCAATGAGTATAATTCAG GAACTTTTACTCTTTCCAATCTGGGCATGTTTGGAGTGGACAGGTTCGATGCTATACTTCCTCCTGGCCAG GGAGCTATCATGGCCGTTGGAGCATCAAAGCCGACCGTTGTCACTGATGCTGATGGCTTTTTCAGCGTGAAAAGTAAAATGCTG GTGAATGTGACCGCTGATCACCGAATAGTTTATGGTGCTGACTTGGCTGCCTTCCTTCAGACCTTCGCAAAGATAGTTGAGAATCCAGAAAGCCTGACCTTGTAG
- the LOC111800004 gene encoding ACD11 homolog protein-like yields the protein MDNVASPLTAIAESFELLSKLVVSLKDSSEELRLDMLCDACSLVSVLFSSLGLAFKFAELEYVSKVHDLAEASKKHVTVPTILDADVANDTVKTPGSHSRNLRRVRQGLDLIRALFEQFMSTDEYSLRDAASTAYAQVCAPYHSWTVRTAVSAGMYTLPTREQLLLKLNETNQSAEKKMRRYIDASGPVIEYIDNLYISRKITLDW from the exons ATGGACAATGTTGCGTCCCCTCTTACCGCCATAGCCGAGTCCTTCGAATTGCTTTCCAAATTAGTGGTTTCTTTGAAGGATTCCTCTGAAGAACTCCGATTGGATATGCTCTGTGATGCTTGTTCTCTGGTCTCTGTGCTTTTCAGTTCCCTTGGCCTCGCCTTCAAATTCGCTGAGTTAGAGTATGTCTCCAAG GTTCACGATCTTGCGGAAGCTTCCAAGAAGCACGTGACTGTGCCTACAATACTTGATGCTGATGTTGCAAATGACACAGTTAAGACACCCGGAAGCCATTCTCGCAATCTGCGTCGAGTTAGACAAGGATTGGACCTTATTAGAGCTCTGTTTGAACAGTTCATGTCCACTGA TGAATACTCGTTAAGGGATGCGGCCTCAACAGCTTATGCCCAAGTTTGTGCACCCTACCACAGCTGGACAGTCAGAACAGCAGTTTCTGCTGGAATGTATACTCTTCCAACGAGGGAGCAGCTCCTGCTAAAGCTCAACGAGACCA ATCAATCagcagagaagaaaatgagaaggtATATTGATGCATCGGGACCGGTCATAGAATATATTGACAATCTTTACATTTCTAGGAAAATCACCTTGGACTGGTGA
- the LOC111799989 gene encoding ubiquitin receptor RAD23d-like: protein MKIFVKTLKGSHFEIEVKPEDMVADVKKNIETVQGADVYPAAQQMLIHQGKVLKDGTTLDENKVSENSFIVIMLTKNKSSSGATSSTTQAAPVSKAPENTAPAPAATPVSTSEVPLPTSAPPATVTDSTPPAPPALAPAPAPSPAAVPATTVLAESDVYSQAASNLVAGSNLEDTIQQILLMGGGIWDRDTVVRALRAAYNNPERAVDYLYSGIPEQLEAPPAAGVPSTVQATNPSAQPAQPAQPAQPAQPASVTSTGPNANPLDLFPQGLPNISSGAVGSGSLDFLRNSPQFQALRAMVRANPQILQPMLQELGKQNPQLIRLIQDHQPDFLRLINEPLEGEGNILGQLAEAMPQAITVTPEEREAIQRLEDLGFDRALVVEVFFACNKNEEMAANYLLDHIHEFEGNQN from the exons ATGAAGATTTTTGTCAAGACTCTCAAGGGCTCGCACTTCGAAATCGAAGTCAAGCCTGAAGATATG GTTGCTGATGTGAAGAAAAACATAGAAACTGTTCAGGGTGCTGATGTTTACCCTGCCGCTCAGCAGATGCTTATCCATCAAGGGAAAGTCCTTAAAGACGGCACAACACTGGACGAAAATAAAGTTTCCGAAAATAGTTTTATTGTAATAATGTTAACAAAg AATAAAAGTTCATCGGGTGCGACATCTTCTACCACACAAGCTGCGCCAGTATCGAAG GCACCAGAGAACACTGCCCCTGCACCTGCTGCCACTCCAGTGTCAACGTCGGAAGTTCCTCTACCAACGTCAGCACC GCCTGCTACTGTTACCGACTCTACTCCTCCCGCTCCTCCAGCTCTGGCTCCAGCTCCAGCTCCATCTCCAGCTGCAGTTCCTGCAACCACTGTTTT GGCAGAATCCGATGTCTACAGCCAAGCAGCTTCTAACCTGGTTGCTGGTAGTAACTTGGAGGACACTATCCAACAAATTCTTCTCATGGGCGGAGGGATTTGGGACAGAGACACTGTTGTTCGAGCTCTTCGTGCTGCTTACAATAATCCAGAAAGGGCTGTTGATTACCTTTATTCT gGAATACCTGAACAACTTGAAGCCCCACCTGCTGCTGGAGTTCCGTCTACTGTGCAAGCGACCAACCCTTCAGCCCAACCTGCACAGCCAGCCCAACCTGCACAGCCAGCCCAGCCTGCATCTGTGACGTCAACTGGCCCAAATGCTAATCCATTAGATCTCTTTCCTCAg GGTTTGCCTAATATATCTTCCGGAGCTGTTGGTTCCGGCAGTCTTGATTTTCTACGAAATAGTCCTCAg TTCCAAGCTTTGCGAGCAATGGTGCGAGCTAATCCTCAGATACTCCAG cCTATGCTTCAAGAGTTGGGTAAACAAAATCCTCAGTTGATTAGGCTTATTCAAGATCATCAACCTGACTTCCTCCGCTTGATTAATGAGCCCCTTGAAGGAGAAGG GAATATACTTGGGCAGCTTGCTGAGGCTATGCCGCAGGCTATAACTGTAACCCCGGAGGAGCGTGAAGCCATTCAACGG CTTGAGGATTTGGGCTTCGACAGAGCTCTAGTAGTGGAGGTTTTCTTCGCCTGCAACAAGAACGAGGAAATGGCTGCCAACTATCTTTTAGATCATATTCACGAATTTGAGGGTAATCAGAATTAG
- the LOC111799997 gene encoding transcription factor bHLH30-like yields the protein MRGEDQQEEHHQQQQECSQTIENMFQQQLLLHQHLQNNNDDDNNNGDHHHGTGRGLIFPPELVSPVLQPWSSSLNPFMIPPPPSLPCSSSSSYGGLFNRRPPNCVQFAYDGSSSADHLGQIISTTLGPVVHPGSMAPFGLQAELGKMSAQEIMDAKALAASKSHSEAERRRRERINNHLAKLRSLLPNTTKTDKASLLAEVIQHVKELKRQTSLIAETSPIPTEVDEVTVDDASEEMMISGAKFVIKASLCCEDRSDLLPDLIKALKSLRLRTLKAEITTLGGRVRNVLFITAEEEQQHDPEQQHNMSSIQEALKAVMERTGGDDSSSANIKRLRTTNNINIL from the exons ATGCGTGGGGAAGATCAGCAAGAGGAACATCATCAGCAACAACAGGAGTGTTCACAAACAATTGAGAATATGTTTCAACAACAGCTTCTTCTCCACCAACACCTACAAAACAACAACGACGACGACAACAACAACGGAGACCATCATCATGGAACTGGAAGAGGGTTAATTTTTCCACCCGAACTCGTGTCGCCGGTTCTCCAGCCGTGGTCGTCGTCGCTTAACCCTTTTATGATCCCTCCCCCGCCATCGTTGCCatgttcatcatcatcatcctatGGTGGTTTGTTTAACCGGAGACCACCTAATTGTGTTCAGTTTGCTTATGATGGTTCCTCTTCCGCGGACCATCTAGGTCAGATCATATCCACCACGCTTGGACCCGTGGTTCATCCTGGCTCCATGGCTCCCTTTGGGCTACAAGCTGAGCTTGGCAAAATGAGTGCTCAAGAAATTATGGATGCTAAAGCTCTTGCAGCTTCTAAAAGCCACAGTGAAGCtgagaggaggagaagagaaagaatcaACAACCATCTGGCTAAGCTCCGGAGCTTACTCCCTAATACCACTAAA ACGGACAAAGCTTCACTACTAGCCGAAGTAATACAACACGTGAAAGAGCTAAAACGGCAGACATCATTGATAGCAGAAACAAGTCCAATCCCAACAGAAGTTGACGAGGTAACAGTGGACGATGCCTCAGAGGAGATGATGATAAGTGGAGCCAAATTTGTAATAAAGGCTTCCCTTTGCTGCGAGGACCGTTCTGATCTCCTCCCGGACCTCATCAAAGCCCTCAAATCCTTGCGTTTAAGAACCCTCAAAGCTGAAATCACGACGCTTGGTGGGCGTGTAAGAAATGTGTTGTTTATCACAGCTGAAGAAGAGCAACAACATGATCCCGAACAGCAACACAATATGAGCTCTATTCAAGAAGCACTCAAAGCTGTGATGGAAAGAACAGGAGGGGATGATTCTTCTTCAGCAAATATCAAAAGACTAAGGACCACAAATAACATCAATATCCTTTGA
- the LOC111779249 gene encoding transcription factor CYCLOIDEA-like, protein MLASSIDNSIQIHDERFQQTIDCYNFNPFLDDHDFIFGHILYPEIGLGSANNTSNDTTTAHKASSQDNPISRKRSSGAKDRHSKICTSKGPRDRRMRLSLEIARRFFDLQDMLGFDKASKTVEWLFTKSRSAIKELKEKFLLEANSSESTLVRNVSLYRDQEVPRGKKRRKLRIVDKESRFKARARARARTKAKLIRGRFEISKSNFEGNPVGVCKMEDVIEESSTKSKSVANFPQNLGSKAKNSASLISNHCYDKRVSKESCSEEIHLLPGSSMDMGTLSLDTMRASPAGLKLSELDEVDGVLIFYGE, encoded by the exons ATGCTAGCTTCTTCAATTGACAATTCCATCCAAATCCATGATGAAAGATTCCAACAAACCATAGATTGCTATAATTTCAACCCTTTTCTTGATGATCATGACTTCATTTTTGGTCACATTTTGTACCCTGAAATTGGGCTTGGAAGTGCCAACAACACTAGTAATGATACCACAACCGCCCACAAAGCTTCATCCCAAGACAACCCCATTTCTAGGAAGAGATCAAGTGGGGCGAAGGACAGACATAGCAAGATCTGCACCTCAAAAGGGCCAAGAGATAGAAGAATGAGGCTTTCACTTGAAATTGCTAGACGTTTCTTTGATCTTCAAGACATGCTTGGGTTTGATAAAGCAAGCAAGACAGTGGAATGGCTGTTTACCAAATCAAGAAGTGCAATTAAGGAGCTCAAGGAGAAATTCTTATTGGAAGCGAATTCTTCTGAATCTACTCtcgtaagaaatgtttcgctGTATCGTGATCAGGAAGTACCTAGagggaaaaagagaaggaaattaaGGATCGTTGATAAAGAATCGAGATTCAAAGCACGAGCTAGAGCGAGAGCGAGAACGAAAGCGAAGTTGATTCGAGGTCGTTTCgagatatcaaaatcaaattttgaaggaaaccCAGTTGGGGTTTGTAAGATGGAGGATGTTATTGAAGAAAGTAGCACCAAAAGCAAGAGTGTTGCTAATTTCCCACAAAATTTGGGGTCCAAAGCCAAAAACTCAGCCTCTTTGATTAGTAATCATTGTTATGATAAAAGGGTTTCAAAGGAATCATGCTCTGAGGagattcatcttcttcctggTTCTTCCATGGATATGGGCACCCTGTCCTTGGACACCATGAGAGCATCGCCTGCAG GTTTGAAATTGTCAGAGCTGGATGAAGTTGATGGTGTATTGATCTTCTATGGAGAATGA
- the LOC111781268 gene encoding coiled-coil domain-containing protein 130-like, protein MSSLAAARADNFYYPPEWTPKQGSLNKFHGQHALRERARKLDQGILIIRFEMPYNIWCGGCNSMIAKGVRFNAEKKQVGNYYSTKIWSFTMKAACCRQEIVIQTDPKNCEYVIISGAQRKTEEYDIEDAETLELPADEERGKLADPFYRLEHQEKDMQKKKEAEPVLVRLQRLSDSRHADDYTLNRTLRAQLRGQKKRVAEEENASRKMGLGIRLLPATEEDSSTAARMKFSSKFEKNRRNKRALIHASSIFNGSSSSSMPDKKRLDLESKRRKICASAASNILTGGFKPSSWSRSAAPANSSRREGTSVTARRL, encoded by the exons ATG TCTTCACTTGCAGCTGCGAGAGCAGACAACTTTTACTATCCACCAGAATGGACCCCAAAACAG ggGTCTTTGAACAAATTTCATGGTCAACATgctttgagagagagagcaagGAAATTAGACCAGGGTATCTTGATAATAAG GTTCGAGATGCCTTACAATATATGGTGTGGTGGCTGCAACTCTATGATAGCAAAGGGTGTTAGATTCAATGCGGAGAAAAAGCAAGTTGGAAACTATTATTCTACAAAG ATATGGAGCTTTACTATGAAAGCAGCATGCTGTAGACAAGAGATTGTTATTCAGACTGATCCAAAAAATTGCGAGTATGTGATTATTAGTGGTGCACAACGGAAAACTGAGGAATATGACATTGAGGATGCAGAAACCCTTGAACTCCCTGCGGATGAAG AAAGGGGTAAGCTTGCAGATCCATTTTATCGACTTGAACACCAGGAAAAAGATAtgcagaaaaagaaagaagctgAGCCAGTATTGGTTCGCCTTCAGCGACTCTCAGATTCTAGGCATGCAGATGACTATACTCTGAACAGAACACTTCGAGCTCAGCTCAGA GGTCAAAAGAAGAGAGTtgctgaagaagaaaatgctTCACGGAAGATGGGCCTCGGTATACGATTGCTTCCAGCAACTGAAGAAGATTCTTCAACTGCAGCTCGCATGAAGTTCTCTTCAAAATTTGAGAAGAACCGTAGGAACAAACGGGCACTGATTCATGCTTCCTCGATATTTAATGGATCATCCAGTTCTTCCATGCCTGATAAGAAACGATTGGACCTGGAATCCAAACGAAGGAAAATCTGTGCTTCCGCAGCTTCAAACATATTGACAGGTGGCTTCAAGCCATCATCTTGGTCACGAAGTGCTGCACCAGCTAATTCAAGCAGACGGGAAGGAACTTCTGTCACTGCTAGACGACTGTAG
- the LOC111792464 gene encoding uncharacterized protein At1g26090, chloroplastic, which translates to MASSLLFSASFFGHPIPISIRTRTAPCRRRSMAIEASKEVTDVSSQNQPRMLTFLGKGGSGKTTSAVFTARHFALSGLRTCLVIHNQDATPEYLLDCKIGNSPVECSHNLSAVRLETTQMLLEPLKRLKQADSRLNMTQGTLEGIVGEELGILPGMDSIFSVLQLERFLGLSGIMAQTDQKAKYDIVVYDGICTEETIRMIGATSKARLYLKYLRSIAEKTDLGRLATPSIMRLVDEAMNISSPGSHLSGRTSTDTWQALEHMLEKGSSAIAEPRRFSCFIVMDPTSPASVKSASRYWGCTIQAGAQISGAFASISSGLDAESAARLKENFSPLPLAFMPQISVGSPVDWNTVLLDASSKGPRNLLSSSKSHSTNLPSPVKFNPGNKSVTLLMPGFEKSEIRLYQYRGGSELLVEAGDQRRVISLPKEIQGKVGGAKFTDRSLVITMR; encoded by the exons ATGGCGTCGTCTCTGCTCTTCTCTGCTTCTTTCTTCGGGCACCCAATTCCCATCTCAATACGAACAAGAACAGCTCCATGTAGAAGAAGATCTATGGCCATTGAGGCTTCAAAAGAGGTTACGGATGTTTCTTCTCAAAATCAACCCAGGATGCTCACTTTTCTTGGCAAAGGAGGCTCAGGAAAGACTACTTCCGCAGTATTCACCGCTCGG CACTTTGCATTGTCTGGACTGCGCACATGCCTGGTGATACATAATCAAGACGCTACTCCTGAGTATCTTCTTGATTGCAAAATTGGAAATTCTCCCGTTGAATGCAGTCACAACCTTTCAGCTGTTAGGTTGGAAACCACTCAA ATGCTTCTTGAACCTCTTAAACGGCTAAAGCAAGCTGATTCCCGTCTTAATATGACACAAGGAACTCTTGAAGGG ATTGTTGGAGAAGAGCTTGGGATACTCCCAGGAATGGATTCTATCTTTTCAGTACTTCAGCTTGAGAGATTTCTTGGGTTATCAGGTATTATGGCCCAAACAGACCAAAAAGCTAAATATGACATAGTAGTATATGACGGTATCTGCACCGAAGAAACGATAAGGATGATCGGAGCAACCagtaaagcaag GTTGTACTTAAAATATCTGAGGAGTATTGCTGAAAAAACTGATCTTGGGAGGTTGGCTACTCCTTCAATTATGAGGCTTGTTGATGAAGCCATGAATATAAGCAGCCCAGGCTCCCATCTCAGTGGTAGAACCAGTACCGATACATGGCAGGCACTGGAACACATGTTAGAG AAAGGATCTTCTGCAATTGCAGAGCCAAGAAGATTTAGCTGCTTCATAGTGATGGACCCAACTAGTCCTGCCTCTGTGAAGTCTGCATCACGGTACTGGGGTTGCACTATTCAAGCTGGTGCACAAATTTCTGGTGCATttgcttccatttcttcaGGCTTGGATGCAGAATCAGCTGCTAGATTGAAGGAGAATTTTTCACCCTTGCCTTTGGCCTTTATGCCACAGATCTCAGTTGGTTCCCCAGTAGATTGGAACACAGTTCTTCTTGATGCATCAAGTAAAGGCCCGAGGAACCTTCTTTCTTCGTCCAAAAGCCACTCCACCAATCTGCCATCACCTGTAAAATTCAATCCTGGAAACAAATCGGTTACACTTCTCATGCCAGGCTTCGAGAAGTCAGAAATCAGGCTTTACCAG TATAGGGGAGGATCTGAGCTGTTGGTGGAAGCTGGGGATCAGAGGCGTGTAATTTCTCTGCCTAAAGAAATTCAAGGTAAGGTGGGTGGTGCCAAGTTCACGGACAGAAGTCTTGTGATTACAATGCGTTGA